Within Triticum dicoccoides isolate Atlit2015 ecotype Zavitan chromosome 1B, WEW_v2.0, whole genome shotgun sequence, the genomic segment ccatcatcatgatctccatcatcgtgtctccatgaagttgctcgccaactattacttctactactatggctaacgttttagcaataaagtaaagtaattacatggcattaaatcattgacatgcaggtcatacaataattaagacaactcctatggctcctgccggttgtcatactcatcgacatgcaagtcgtgattcctattacaagaacatgatctcatacatcactatatatcattcatcattcatcacaacttttggccatatcacatcacaaggcaattgctgcaaaaacaagttagacgtactctaattgttgttgcatcttttacgtggctgcaatagggttctagcaagaacgttttcttacctacgaaaaagccacaacgtgatttgtcaacttctatttacccttcataaggacccttttcatcgaatccgctccaactaaagtgggagagacagacacccgctagccaccttatgcaactagtgcatgtcagtcggtggaacctgtctcacataagcgtacgtgtaaggtcggtccgggccgcttcatcccacaataccgctgaagcaaaataagactagtagcggcaagaaagttgacaacatctacgcccacaacaaatttgtgttctactcgtgcaatagagaactacgcatagacctagctcatgatgccactgttggggaaggttgcagaaaataaaatttttcctacggtttcaccaagatccatctatgagttcatctaagcaacgagtgataggagtgcatctacatacccttgtagatcgcgagcggaagcattcaagagaacggggttgagggagtcgtactcgtcgtgatccaaatcaccgatgaccaagtgccgaacggacagcacctccgcgttcaacacacgtacggagcggatgacgtctcctccttcttgatccagcaagggggaaggagaggttgatgaagatccagcagaacgacggcgtggtggtggatgcagcagagttccggcagagcttcgccgagcttctgcgagagggagaggtgtagcaggggagagggaggcgccaaagcttcagggtgcggctgcccttcctcccccctcctttatataggcccccaaggggggatgccggccctagagatgggatctctagggggcggcggccaaggggaatggagtgccccccaaggcaagtggaggcgccccctcccctagggttcccaaccctaggcgcaaaggggggcccaggggggcgcaccaacccaccaggggctggtcccctccccacttcagcccacggggccctccgggataggtggccccacccagtggacccccgggacccttccggttgtcccggtacaataccggtgaaccccaaaactctcccgatggccgaaactgcacttcctatatattattctttacctccggaccattctggaactcctcgtgacgtctgggatctcatccgggactccgaacaactttcggtttgctgcatactcatatctctacaaccctagcgtcaccgaaccttaagtgtgtagaccctacgagttcgggagacatgtagacatgaccgagacagttctccggtcaataaccaacagcaggatctggatacccatgttggctcccacatgctcctcgatgattctcattggatgaaccacgatgtcgaggattcaatcaaccccgtatacaattccctttgtcaatcggtacgttacttgcccaagactcgatcgtcggtatcccgatacctcgttcagtctcgttaccggcaagtcactttagtcgtaccgtaatgcatgatcccgtgaccagacacttggtcactttgagctcattatgatgatgcattaccaagtgggcccagagatacctctccgtcatacggagtgacaaatcccagtctcaatccgtgtcaacccaacagacactttcagagatacctgtagtgcacctttatagtcacccagttacgttgtgacgtttggtacacccaaagcactcctacggtattcgggagttacacaatctcatggtctaaggaaaagatacttgacattggaaaagctctagcaaaacaaactacacgatcttgtgctatgcttaggattgggtcttgtccatcacatcattctcctaatgatgtgatcccgttatcaacgacatctaatgtccatagtcaggaaatcatgactatctgttgatcaacgagctagtcaactaaaggcttactagggacatattatgatctatgtattcacatgtgtattacgatttctgggtaatacaattatagcatgaataaagacaattatcatgaacaaggaaatataataatccttttattattgcctctagggcatatttccaacatctttttCAATCTATAGCGGATATCATCTGACACTACTGTCCTACTAACATGTATTTTCATATGGTCAAAAGAATCAGCCGCTAGAGTTTAAGAAACTGTTCAGTTGTGCAATTTTTGGTTACGCCTTTTTCTGTTAGTTTTGAACTTTAAATCCCTGTTGAATGTATGTATATTAATTTTTAGTGCGCAAAATTCAAGGGGTTTAACTTTTTACCTTGCACTTCCTAGCGACCTAGACCAGCGCCATGCAACGAGCGTGTCCCCCTACCCCGACCTTCAACTTGAGCGGCAGATCCCACCACGACTTGGTGGCGCCGCTGGTGGAACCAGCGTCCCTAAGCGAGCAACCGTCTAGATGGCCGTCACGCTTCCGCCCAGCAGGTACTACTCCCTTCTCTCATATTCTCATCAGCTAATTCAACACAAAACCCTGCCTTCGTCCCAAATCAAGAATGATATTCTTTTGGATCTGAATCAAGATAGGTTATATTGATCCCTCCTCTAGTGAATATTTCTGTAAGAGTTTTTTAATTAGGAAGATTCATTCTCGGTAGAGGAGTAGAGGCATTGTTTCCACGGGGTGGTAGTGAGGTGTTGCAGAAGCTCCAACCATATCGCCTGAGTGCTTTTGGAATCTTAAATTCACTAAGTTCTTGAGCACCATGGCAAGGTGAAGGTGCTCCGTGTGCCCTGCATCTTTAAATGAATCATCTGATGCAGTCTCCCAAAAAGTAGCATTATGTAAAAATCTGGTTCATCTGAGTATAATATGAAAACATACAAGATTCATTAGACGTGAAAAATGCTATGAGCAGAGATAACACACTAATCAACATTCTGCATTAGATTACTTAGTTGAGAGCTAGAACCTGAAGAAAAGTGAATTAAGCTAGAAACATAAAAATTAGGCACTCCCTGTAACTCCAATCCCAAGTAGGCAGTCAGACATCTTGGCATTCGACTATtggagatgatgtgcttcagaagtGAGATGGTTCTGTTGAAGTAACGGTACGTCTGGGTGGTCTGGTCGTTGACTGTTGTATCCATTGTGGGGTTAGCTAGTCCTGCACAACTTCCGGCAATAGTGACTGGGCGACAACTGAAAATCCTTCTCAAATTTGAGCTCCATTTTTAAAAAAGATTCCCTATTTTTTGCATGCTTTTGGACTGTATAAATGCTCTTGATATGGTTTATAGCTTCTGCTACTACTCTTACCATCATCCAATCAAGTTATCCATGTCAAATCAACCCCTATCGACTATAAATAGAGTAGTGTCAAAGAGAAGGTTTGATTGTACTATTTATTTGCTCAAATTTGATTGTCTACTTTCTTTGGATggaaaacttcaacctaaaaataaACTGGTGGTCTATACGAAATAACACATTAATTTTCTATTGAGTGATGCCTCGCCTTTTATTTGTCTCAGCAGATTAGAGTAATAAGTTGATTGTCATTCTCTACTTTGTATTTGTATTTTTTATGAGATTGATCCAAGAAAGAATGACATGTGTTCCACATGTATGGGTCAATTCGTAAGTGAAAAAATGATTTGATCTTGGAAATCTGAAACCGTAGGGTTGTATAGCAAGAAGTGTGGTCTTAAATTATTACTGTAGATTGTCTTATTTTGTAACTTATTTTGTTTCGTGAATATATATTCCAAAATTTCTCACGTACTGTTTCTACAGAGAGGAAGAAAGGAGTTGATTGCAGGGCACTAAAATATTTCTTCGCTGCCAAAGCTCCGTGATCGCTTACACAGTTACACACGTATATTATCCATGTAGTATGGGTTATCTGGGATCAATTACAACATGGCACTTGGATATTGTTCATAAAGGTGGCATAATTTGTCAATTTAATATACTTCCATCTCACTGTTGATTTACTCATGCTATTTTGATGACGATGACATCAATGCTAGTTCATGGACATCAGTGCTTGATGATATAGTGATGTGTTACTCATTGGGGCCTTAATTTGCAGCAGAAGAAGATGCAATAAACTCTGAAAACTAGATTATTTTTGCTCATATGACACAAAGGCAATGGGAATTTTTTTGAGGGTGTCGATCATGCTTGCCTTTCCCTGAGCTCCAGCTATTCATGCTACTGCATATAATATCCATTGTAGCTATACAGATGTTGCCATCATTATGATATTAGGCATAATCTGGACTACTCCCTTTGAAAGGGGCACAATATTTTTTTAGTTCTTATACCTTTATGTAATGTTGTGACAGAAATAAATTGTAAAGTTAAAAACAATGTTTCCCTGAgtgtttctatttatttattttaaaacctATTAAATTCTCCACTTTTTTGAATTTTATTAAATTCTCCACTTTGATTACTACCCAATTATTATTAAGTTTATGCAATTTAATATTCATGTTTTGTAGCTTAGTTTATTAAAAAATCCTTTAATTTTATGAGCTATGAGTAAATTTATTAATATCTAAATGGCACATATATTTACAAATACCTACCATTTTATTGTCAAAATAGataggcgcggcaacgcgcgccatcaatgatctagtgatAAGTGTATAGCTTAGTGGCCTAAATAGGATAGCAATAACCTGCAGGTTATGATAGTTCTGACATCTCCCCAAAAAAAGTAAGACAAAAAGAGTACATATAGGTTACCAGTAACATCAACTGAATATTCTTGCCGCCATTGCAATTCATAGCCACAAAATTATGTTCAACTGAATGCTTGCAAAGACTTGTGTTTATACAGCAAACTACAGTTCTCCAGGAGAATTGCAAGGTAATGTGGTATTTATATAACAAACAACAGTTTGTATAGGAGAAGacgatgtactccctctgttcctaaatataaggtgtattagtttttcaaaaagtcaactgttgtctatgtttgaccaactttacagcaaaatatataaagatttataatactaaatatacaaaatgtaaaaatatagttcatgatgaatctagtgataatgatttggtattctagatattgacatttttgtctataaacttggtcaaacttagagaagtttgactttttagaaaaataatacaccttatattgaggaacggagggagtacaaatgaaGTGGCAAAAATCAAATATTGTTACTGATGAGTTTTCAAGTAAACAAGTAGTCCCGACCTAAAAATATTTAACTACCAATGCAGAAATGTAAATCTGGATATTCACTTATTTTTTGGCCGCCTCAAGCTCCTGACGAACAAACACCACTTTGTAATCATCACGCAATTGGATGAAAAGTTTGGTCTTTCCAGCATCACCACCAATGACACGAACAGCCATGACAACCTCTTCGGTAGTGAGACCTTTAAGATTTTGGAGAATCTCAAGTAACTTAGTTCTATTGGCTGATGTTTGCTCATGAACTTGTGCTTCATGCATAAATGCCCTCTGTAAACCATTCACGGTTTTAGCATTCTCCTGCTCTGCTTCCAAGAACTTTGCAATTGTATTAGACACACTTATAAGACCCGACTCAAGTGCATCATCATCAGGATATGTTCTCTTCCGACCAGGCCTAGAACTACCAGGTGGGTTCGTGTTCTCATGAGATTCAGGAAGATTCTCCTTGGCTTGTTCGCTAGTAGGTTGTTGATCCACCTTCTAGAGTTTCTTCTTCTCCAGGACCTTTAGCACTACCTCCTTTAGCCAAATCAGTAGCATATACCTCACATAACTTGTCAAAGTTAACCATAGGCTTCATGTAGAGAGGACCTGCTCCCTCACGGGACTTGAAAAAACATGAATTTCCATTAGAAACTTAAGTACAATCGAAAATCACATGGAACAAAGCTGATTTATTTACATACTGAATGAATATATTGTACCTTTGCCCAGCCCATATATGTCTTTCTATCTCCAGTTACCATTTTCTTCTCATCATCCCATCCAAACCCACTACCATTTTGCATAATTTCCAGAACATAAGAAAGTTGCTTCTTCAAAATCTTAACCTTAGACTTGATATGCGGATCCGCTTTAAGATCAGCATGTGGTAGTACTTTCGCCATTTCCTTCTCAATGTAGGTCAGATATCCGGACTTGTGACCGGTATCTACTTTCCAAGAAGAATCATTCATGTTATATAGAATGTCAATAAGTAACTTCTCCTCCGCTGTCCATGTTCTCTTGTCTCTCTTTTTTGATGCAAACTTGCTCTCCTTTGACTTGGTATTCTGATAGTTTCAATATGACAATAAAATATGTGTGTACAGAAAGTAAAAAATATAGATGCTCATATAGGAAATATGATGTTCATTCATTAATCATTCTCTTCTACATTACAGAATAGTGAATGAACAGAAACATAAGCCACTGTGACATATGGGAGAAAACAAATAGCAAAGAAAAATGATTGGACACACATATGTTGATGAACAAGCACTTAATGTCCTACAGCTAAAGATGTACTAGCATGTATCAACGATCTTGTCTTTTTGCTATCCACGCTTTCCACATTTCATCAGCTAACTTGTCACTTTTCTCAGAACACTGTGAAGATGTTTCGGTGGACTGAATGAGATCCTCATATTCTTGCTGCTGCTGAAGGCGTAGCATGTACTCATCTAGATATTGCTCACAGGGATCAACACACATTTGTTTTCGTATCAGGTTGTGAATATAGCAGCATGCTAGAATAATATCAACTTGTGTATCAAAAGGATAATAAGAGGGGTTCCTAATGATAGCCCATCGCATCTTGAGCAATCCGAAAGTCCTCTCAATCACATTTCTAGCTGACGAATGCAGCATGTTAAACAATTCCTCTTTTTTTGTTGGGGGGTTTTTCCAATCATTTAGATGGTACCGTTGCCTTCTGTATGGAGCAAGAAACCCTTCACAGTTCTTGTACCCAGCATCAACTAGATAATAGCACCCTATGCAATAGAAAAATATGTATGGGTCAGCTATGTATACAACATAGATGTCTAACAAACACAGACCATTTTTGTATTATCTCTTACCCCGAGGAACCTTAAGGCCATTTGATTTTGATAAAGCATCTCGAAGGATCCTCCCATCAGCCGCAGATCCTTCCCAACCCAGATATACATAAATGAATTGCATGTCTGGCGCACATACACCAAGGACATTTGTTGCAACTTCATTCTTTCTTGAACAAAATCTTGGTTTGTCAGTTTTGGGCACATGAACTTCTATATAAAAAACAATGTGTTAGACCATGAACAAAACTAGACCTACAAGTGTTTTTTATGTGAAAATATTAGTTTGATACCTTAAAGCACTTCCATCTTCCATCCGTGCAATTGGATGGAATTGGTCGAGGCTTCTTAAGCAACACTTTCCAAAGTTTCAAAACTGCGCCTAGTACTTCATGGAATTTGCAACTTACTGATTCAGGTGAACGCTGGAAATCATGATGGATTGCTCGATTGTTTTCATCATGTGCAAGTATGTGAAGGAACATGGCAACCGTTTCTTCCACGCTCATGTGCCTAGTATCCTTTAACCCACCTATTTTTCTTACCAACGAACATAACACTCTGAAACAACGCCTATCCATCCGTAGTTGGAAAATGCATTCTGTATCGCTTACTTGTATCTTGTTGTTCAGGGTTTGTGCTCGAGTTATCGGGTCATACCAAGAAGGCTTCCTAATTCGACGCATCCTATATCGAGCCCTCCTAAGTAACATCATGAAGATTTGCACTAGCAGATATAAAACTATAAGTATTTTCACTCTGCGTTGTCTCAATGTGTGCCACAAGATTATGCTTTCCCGATTTGTTGGTGGACGTGCCATGTCTGTGAACAAAATTAGGTAAGAGTGCCACACAATCAGCTATAAGAAATATGGTAGAATACAATAAATACCACACAAATGTAAAAGCAATCAAACACAACCAAGCAACAAAGCAACCAGGAAGTCACACATGAGCAACCAAGGAAAATAAAGCATGGATAAAATAACTTGTTTTTTAGTAAAGTACCTCTGCTGGAAGTCTATCCTTATTGCCCAGACCAGATCTTGGATCAGCAAAAGTATTTTCAGTGCCTTTATGTTTAACATAGATCTCGACAAAGTTGTGTTTCTTTGCAAAGTTCAACATCTTAACAACAGAATTGTCATCATGAATTAAATCAATTCCTTCATCAAGGCTACATCCAGGGATTGTATAATATAACTCATCACCATCCTTGAAACCTACGTCTTTAGCCATGCGAACTAGACGAAAATACGATGTACGCTCACTGTCACAGTCTCGAAAAATAGACACTTCACCACCATCATAAGTAAGTGGTCCTTCAATTGAAAATGAACTCCCATGATGCATTTTGATATGGATCAAATCcccctccattctatatgtatataaGGCATTAAAATATATGAATCAAATGGTTGCTTATTACATAATTGTGTGATCAATACTAATTGGTACTGATTCTGCAATTCATAATCCCTGACCCAATACAAATAATTTGACATGATTTTAACATAGTGCAGCAGGAAGAAAGAAGCAGTGTACAGCTTAAACTGGTTCTGTGTACTAGCAAACAAGTACGAATTGACAATAACAAGAGCAAGAGTGTTGATTTTCCTAACATATCAGGTCGTATGTAATTTTCTCCAGTGAATACTCACAGCCATGTTCGAGTATATCTCTAATAAAATTGAGATGCTAAGCTGGACAAGTAGACAAGGAGAGAGATAACTCTGAACATAATTCTGAAGATTCAAATGAAGAAGTTCATCAGTACCTCTTGTTCTTTGCTCAAGATCTGCAACAGATAAAGTACAAGAATGAATATTGTATGTCTTAATCGGACTAGACATGAACATGGAGAAAAGGGAAATTACGAAGGGAATAGATCTGCATTGATTTGTACAGAAAAGCTAAAAGAATCAGATATGTTTTGGCGCAATCTGATCAGTTGAAGTTCATGAGGGCAAACGAAATAGGCCCCCAATTAGATGGCAGGATTTGGATGAAATTTAGACAACAAATTGGTATTGCAAAAGAGCAAAGGGATTACCTGAGCTCttcggccccgccgccgcctctccagATCGAGGGAGGTGGTTAGAGCTCGCTATTCCGCGGGAAAGAGATGATGCACCGGGGCTTATTTAGCTGCGATTTCCCGCGCATTACAGAGGATTTTCACGCGCTTCTTCTTTCCGTGGCTTACGGAGCGGGAGCAACGAACTTGGCGATAGTTTTGTTCGCTCGCTTCCCATTCCCCCGTGGGAAGAAAAAAGGGGAGTTGGACCCGTAACTCCCTTTCCCATGCCCTCTTTAATTCACCTGTCCTCTAATCAAACAAGGGACTTTAAGTCCTCCACCCTCCTAATTCCCATTCCCTAATATTATTTCCCCCCAAACAAACACGCTGTGAAAGACATGGAGACCTCGCACCAGATCTTGATCTGGCCATAGCTTTCCTGATCTTTTTAGGGCAAGGCATAACTTTCTTGATGATAACCATTTGCGAAAGAATGGGCTTGTCCAGTACGAATTGACAATAACAAGAGCAAGAGTGTTGATTTTCCTAACATATCAGGTCGTATGTAATTTTCTCCAGTGAATACTCACAGCCATGTTCGAGTATATCTCTAATAAAATTGAGATGCTAAGCTGGACAAGTAGACAGGGAGAGAGATAACTCTGAACATAATTCTGAAGATTCAAATGAAGAAGTTCATCAGTACCTCTTGTTCTTTGCTCAAGATCTGCAACAGATAAAGTAGAAGAATGAATATTGTATGCCTTAATCGGACTAGACATGAACATGGAGAAAAGGGAAATTACGAAGGGAATAGATCTGCATTGATTTGTACAGAAAAGCTAAAAGAATCAGATATGTTTTGGCGCAATCTGATCAGTTGAAGTTCATGAGGGTAAACGAAATAGGCCCCCAATTAGATGGCAGGATTTGGATGAAATTTAGACAACAAATTGGTATTGCAAAAGAGCAAAGGGATTACCTGAGCTCttcggccccgccgccgcctctccagATCGAGGGAGGTGGTTAGAGCTCGCTATTCCGCGGGAAAGAGATGATGCACCGGGGCTTATTTAGCTGCGATTTCCCGCGCATTACAGAGGATTTTCACGCGCTTCTTCTTTCCGTGGCTTACGGAGCGGGAGCAACGAACTCGGCGATAGTTTTGTTCGCTCGCTTCCCATTCCCCCGCGGGAAGAAAAAAGGGAAGTTGGACCCGTAACTCCCTTTCCCATGCCCTCTTTAATTCCCCTGTCCTCTAATCAAACAAGGGACTTTAAGTCCTCCACCCTCCTAATTCCCATTCCCTAATATTATTTTCCCCCAAACAAACACGCTGTGAAAGACATGGAGACCTCGCACCAGATCTAGATCTGGCCATAGCTTTCCTGATTTTTTTTAGGGCAAGGCATAACTTTCTTGATGATAACCATTTGCGAAAGAATGGGCTTGTCCTTTGTGGCTGCACGCGAATTCGGTGGCCTCCGACGGTCGGTCTGCTGATGTAAATGTAAGTTACCTTTCACTTCTATGCAGTAGATTATTCGGGGACAGGCCCGTCCCTGAATGATGTAAACTAGCTTGTATTCCTTGCTATACTCGCATTAGATTCTTTTTGTTCGTCACCCTCAAGAACATGATTTCTGTTGTTGAAATTTGTTTACTCTTTTCCGCTGGCTGACGGACTTGTCGAAACTGGCAGTCCGATGCCTTTTCATGTCTATATCATCAGATTACCTGCCTGGTGTTCGGATTTGTCCATCTTGTCGACCGTCTGGTGTACGGACAGGTCTGGGAACTGGCAGTCCGACTCGTTTTCGTGTCTATCATCAGATTCCCTGACTGATTGTGTTCGAATATATATATGCAGTCATATCCCTGTTTATGAACAAGTTTGTCCTCTTTTTGTGCATTAGGACACCACGAAGGCTAGATGGCTGTGGACGTGAAAACCAGCCTAGAAATACTGAAGGTATATAAGAGGAGAGTTCGGCGGGTCTCAGTTATACCTGATGAGATTGTCTTTGAGATTCTTCTCCGGCTACCTGTTAAAGCTCTGATGCGGTTCAAGTCTGTCAGCAAGAGctggcatgccatcatctccaatcCATGCTTCATCCGTTTGCATCTCAAACAATCTGCCAAAAACCAAGGACATAAGCCTTCCTTCCTCATCACCCCACATACACTGGACAAGGTGATCGATGGTGAGGCCTGGCCGACCACCTTTTCCAACCACACCCCcttctactcatggcaagagggCCAGGACAATGCGTGCCTTGTGCACTCGACAACCTTCCAGGGAGAGTTTGGGTCAGTTTATGACATGGTGCATTGCGATGGGCTTGTATTGCTCTTGACCGACACCAATGTATATGTCTTCAACCCGGCCATACATCAAGTCCTTAAGTTGCGTGATGGGCAAGAGGATGTGTGGCAATTCCCAACTGTCGGCTTGGGCCTTGATCCTCGCACGAATACATACAAGGTTGCTCGCTACTTTTACCGTTCCCTAGATTTCTCTAAGAAGACCTATAGTGTGGGAATGGAAATTCTTACTATTGGTGGCCATGATGATGATCTGTGCTGGAGGAGTGTTGCGCAGGATCCACCGTTACCATTTGATCCAGGGTCCGTCACACACTTCAAGGGCTCTTTGTATTTGCTCATCTGGGATGAACTCGTTGAAAGGCGCCCACAAGGTGTTCTCCGCTTTAATCTAGAAGATGAAACATTTAGTTTCATATGGCACAATGAACTTCTGTCACCAAAAGGTGAGCGACTATACTTTGTTGAGCTAGGTGGAGAATTATGCCTAGTTCAATGCTTTGATGGAAAACAAGTGATCTGGATGCTACAGTTTGGTGATGGCCATCAATGGGTTCAGCAATATGTTATTATTTTACCGGAGCCTGAGCCGTGGAAGTTCGGAATTTTATCTGTCATTCGTAAAGATGTTTTGCTTATTCGCAGTGGTAATTGTCTTTACCACTATCATGTTGCACGTCAAGATGCAAGGGTGGTTG encodes:
- the LOC119332035 gene encoding putative F-box protein At4g09190, producing MAVDVKTSLEILKVYKRRVRRVSVIPDEIVFEILLRLPVKALMRFKSVSKSWHAIISNPCFIRLHLKQSAKNQGHKPSFLITPHTLDKVIDGEAWPTTFSNHTPFYSWQEGQDNACLVHSTTFQGEFGSVYDMVHCDGLVLLLTDTNVYVFNPAIHQVLKLRDGQEDVWQFPTVGLGLDPRTNTYKVARYFYRSLDFSKKTYSVGMEILTIGGHDDDLCWRSVAQDPPLPFDPGSVTHFKGSLYLLIWDELVERRPQGVLRFNLEDETFSFIWHNELLSPKGERLYFVELGGELCLVQCFDGKQVIWMLQFGDGHQWVQQYVIILPEPEPWKFGILSVIRKDVLLIRSGNCLYHYHVARQDARVVVRLDRLRYKNPGVGSFDFVGQDIFIFDMLSYTESLLQVTKPGRDNTCWLL